The uncultured Roseibium sp. DNA segment GGCTTGTCCATGGCGAATGCGATGCGCATGAAAAACATACCGGTCTGCGGGTCGTCGAACTGCTGCGCTTCGGTGATGTCACCGCCGCTATTGGTCAGCTCTGTCGCAACGGCTGCCACGATTCCCGGCCGGTTCTTGCACTTGACCGTCAAAATCCAATTCATGTCGGTTACTTCCATGTTCAAGGAATTTCAGATTCAGCGAATTTCAGAAAACCTGTCCGTCGAAGAGCTTCCTTGCCGTTCTGAGAACGCCAGCTTTTTGAACGGAACCGTCGTCGCCGATGGTTGCGAGCACGGTGAACTCGCCTGTGGGATGTTCGATCGAAAGCGCACGGTCCGTGCCCGCACCCTTTTCGGCGATCTCCGCGGCCGGTCCCTTTGACAGCAGGCAGGCGGTCGCCACGCTGACGGCACCAAGGACGCCGATCGCCTTGTGGCAGCGATGGGGAATGAACGTGCGCGTCGAGATCGCACCGCCGTGTTTCGCCGGGCTGACCATCGTCATCTTGGGCACGGACTTCTCCGTGACATCGCCCAGGTTCATCATCGATCCCACCTTCAGGCGGATCGCCTCGAGACGCTTTTTCAACTCGCCATCGGCTTCGAGATCTTCCGGGCTCTCTTCGCCGGATATGCCCATATCGGCCGCCCGGATGATCACGCAAGGCATGCCATTGTCGATCAGGGTCACTTCGACGCCATCGACAACATCGACTTCATTGCCGGTCGGCAGCAAGGCGCCGCAACTGGAGCCGGCCGTGTCCTCAAACACGGTCGGCACGGGCGCGGCGGTTCCCGGCACGCCGTCAATGCGTGCCTCGCCCAGATAGGTCACCTTGCCGCCCGGTGTTTCCACCTTCGCGGTCGCGATCTGGCCGGTGTTTTCCATGAAGATGCGGACGTCTGTCGTGCCGTCTTCAGCAGCGACCAGGCCACGCTCGATGGCAAAGGGCCCGACCCCGGCCAGGATATTGCCGCAGTTCTGGCCGTCGGTGACGATCGCCTGATCGACGAACACCTGCAGGAACAGGTAGTCGACATCAACGCCGGGCCGATCCGATTTCCGGACGACGGCTATCTTGGAGGTCAGCGGGTCGGCGCCGCCCATACCATCGATCTGGCGCGGGTCAGGCGATCCCATCACATGCAGGAGAACCGCGTCGCGGGACACCTGTTCAGCGGGCAGGTCGTCGGCGAGGAAATACCCCCCCTTCGACGTACCGCCCCGCATCCACATGCAGCGGATGCCTTCAGTGGTGATTGCCTCAGACATACTTCAATCCTTTTTCGGCAAGGCGGCCGCGCATGTTGTAGATGTCGAGGCCGAGTTCGCCGGCGGCGAGCCGCTTGCGCTTGTCCTCTTCGGCCGCCTCGCGGGCGCGGGCCTTTTCCAGAACCGCTTCCGCCTCCTCGCGGCGGACCACGCAGACCCCGTCATCGTCGGCGATGACGATGTCGCCCGGGTTCACCAGCTGGTTGGCGCAGACCACCGGCACGTTCACCGAGCCGAGCGTTTCCTTCACCGTGCCTTGCGCGAACACCGCCTTCGACCACACCGGAAAGCCCATCTCCGTCAGGTCGCGCACATCGCGCACGCCCGCGTCGATCACAAGGCCGATGCCGCCGCGCGCCTGCATGGAGGTCGCAAGCAGGTCGCCGAAGTAGCCGTCCTCGCACGGAGACGTCGGCGCCAGAACCAGCATGTCGCCGGCCTGCACCTGCTCGATCGCCACATGCACCATCCAGTTGTCGCCCGGAGGCGCAGAGATGGTCACCGCAGAGCCGGCGATCCGGGCGCCGGAATAGATCGGCCGCATATGGGACGCCAGAAGGCCCCTGCGCCCCTGTGCCTCGTGCACCGTCGCGACCCCGCATGCGCCAAGGGCCGCGATGATGTCCTTGTCGGCGCGCTCGATGTTCTGAACAACCACGCCCGACTGGGTTACCGCGCCGGCCATCAGAGTTCGTCCACCGTGCGCGGATAGATCGACTGGAAGCCTTCCGCGTAGCGGCAGTCACGCCCGCCCGCCTGGCCGCCGGAGTTGCGGCGGAAGTGGTTGCCGCGGTTTTCGGCCACGTTCTCGTAGAAGTGCCACAGGTGCTCCTGGCCCTGCATGCACTGGATCGCCGCCCACTTCTTGTCCCACACCGGGGTGATGTCCAGGAACACGTCCGGCTTCCATTCCATCTGCTCGGTCTGGTGCGGTTCGAACAGGTAGAGCTGCGGCGCGCCAAGTACCTTCTGGCCCGGGTTATGGCCCCAGGCCTGGGCGATCATCCGGCACTCGATGGCAAACTGGGTCGTGGCCATGTGGTCGGTGTTGTAAGGGTCCCACTTGGAGTGGCTCAGCATGAAGGACGGCTGGACTTCGCGGATGACGTCGACCATGCGGTCCTTGGCGTCCCGGTCCAGGTTGAGCGGATAGTCGCCGAGGTCGAAGAAGCGGATGTCGGAAGCGCCAAGGGCGGCTGCCGCATTCTCGGCTTCCTTGCGCCGCTCGGTCTTCACCCGGTCCAGCGTCATGCCTTCCTGCTTCCACAGCTTCGCGCTCTCGCCGCGCTCGCCGTAGGACAGGCACACCACCGTCACGTCGTAGCCACGCTCCTCGTGCAGCGCGATCGCGCCACCGCAACGCCAGACAAAATCCGCCGAATGCGCACTGATAACCAATGCCGTTTTCTTGTCGGACATGGTCAATCCCTTTCTTTTGGTTCTCCAACCGGCCTCGTGCCGTGGGTATGGAAACTCTCGATTGTCTTCAGGCCCGGAGCCTGATCGCTCCTCCGACCGGGCGAAAAGACCGCCACACGGACGAACAACCTCATAACGTCAGGCGGAACGCATGCTCCGCGCGCACTCCCTCACCGATTCAACGCATCCGAAGGCGGCAACGTCAAAAAAGGGCTCTATCATCCTGACCTTCACATGATCCGCACCGGGCTTTTCACCCGGCGCAGAGCTAGTTGATCATCGTATTGGGCAGAATGAGCGAGATCTGCGGGAAAGCCACCAGCAGCGCCAGCGTCGCAAGCATGGCGAGCCAGAACGGCATCACCCCTTTGAAAATCGTGCCGAGCGAAACATTCTTCGCGACCGATTTCACGATGAAAACGTTTACGCCGACCGGAGGGGAAATCAGCCCCATTTCCAGCGTGAGCACGACCAGCACACCGAACCAGATCGGATCGATCCCCAGCTGGGTAATCACGGGGAAGAACACCGGCATGCTGAGCACCAGCATGGCAAGCCCCTCCAGGAAACACCCGAGCACCAGATAGCAGGCCAGGATCAGGATCAACGTACCGACCGACGGCAGATCCATCCCGGCGAGCAGATCGCCGATCGCCTGGGGAATATGGCTCAGCGCCAGAAACTGGTTGATCAGGTAAGCCGAGATCAGGATCAGCATGACCGTCGCGGTCGTCACCACGGAATCGCGCGTCGCGTTCCATAGCCTGCCCAAGGTCAGGGTTCGGGAAAAGGCACCGTAGATGATCACTAGGCCGGCACCGACCGCAGCCGCCTCGACCGGTGAGAACAAACCGCTGTAGATCCCACCGATGGTCAGGAGAATGACGATCAGGATCGGCATTGCCCCGATCAGAGCCTTCGCCTTTTCCGAAATGGTGGTCCTGGGTCCGGCCGGGCCCATGCGCGGATTGATCCAGCACAAGACGGAAACAGTAAGGATGAACATTGTCAGGAGCAGAAGCCCGGGAAGGACGCCGGCCAGGAACAGGCGCCCGATGGATTCCTGCGCCAAAATGGCATAGATCACGAATCCTGCCGAAGGCGGGATCAGAATGCCGAGCGTTCCGCCGGCAGCCACGACACCCGTCGACAGCTTAGGGTCATAGTTGAAGCGGTCCATTTCACCGAGTGACACCTTGCCCATGGTGAGCGCCGAAGCAACGGAAGAACCGGACAGGGCCGCGAAGCCGCCGCAGCCGATCACGGTTGCGGAGGCAAGTCCGCCGCGGACCGAGCCGATAATGGCATAGGCCGCGTCATAGAGCCGTCGGCTCATACCGGTTTCGGTCGCGACGTTGCCCATCAGAATGAACAGGGGCACCACGACCAGCTCAGCCGACGACGCCACCGTAAAACTGCTCGATGCCAGTGAACTGAGCGCTGATTTCACGCTATCGAGAACGGCAATCCCTGCCAGGCTCACAGCAAACATTGCGAAGGCCACAGGCACGCGCAACGCCATAAGGACGAGAAGAACGGCCATGCCGATCAGGCCGATAACGGACGCACTCATAGAACTTCTTCCCGCTCCTGCATATGGTGGATCGGCTTACCGCTGACCGCGATTCCGAACCCTCTGAGCAGCATTCCGAGCGCGGTGATGAGAGACATCACCACGACGGCATACTGAAACCACGCCTTGGGCAGATAAATGATGTTGGTCGCGAGATTAAGCATCCGCGAGAGGGCTGCGGATTCCCAAACCGTCCAGGCAATCGCGCAAAAGATAACAGCACCGAGCAAGGGCGCCAGAACGTCGCCCAGCCACAATGCGCGCGTCGGCAACAGCCTTTCGAAGACATCGACGGACACATGCCCGCCCACCTTGTCGCACAGCGCCATACCGCCGAACACGACGAGCACCATCGCCATCTGGCTGATGTCCTGCGAGCCGACCAAAGGCGCGCCGAAATACCGGCCGATGACATCGATTAGAATGACAAGCACCTCGGCAAGAAGACCGAGTGTACCGACAAGTGCGGACAGGCTGATCAGCCTGTCCGCCCAACGTGTCAAAAACGCGTACACGGCGTTTTTTACTCCCCGCGCATCGTCTTGAGAACGATCTCCGCGTTCCGGCTCTTCACGATGTTGTCGGTAACCGGAAGGGTAATCGCACCGAAAGCGGCAGCTTCGTCGTCCGAAAGCTCGATGACGGTGTTGTCACCGGCCGACTTCAGGGACTCGATCACCTGCAGCGCCTTGGCATTCCAGCCGTCTTCGGCGCTCTTGGAGAGGCCCCGACCGCTGTTGTCCATGATCGCCTTCTGGTATTCCGGCGACAGGCTGTCGAAACGATCCTTGTTCATCACCAGATAGAAGGAAATGCGGCCAAGCGGGGCACCGAGCGTGTAGCTGTTGGCCACTTCGTCGAGCTTGAAGTCACCGACGGCGCTTGCACCGGTCACGATGCCGTCGATCAGGCCTGTCTGCAGCGAGTTGTAGAGCTCGCCGGCCGGCATCTGGACGGGCGTTGCACCCAGTGCTTCGATGACGGCAGCAGCTGCCGCACCGGACACACGGATCTTCAGGCCCTTGAGATCTTCCGGCTTGCGGATATCCCGGTCCTTCATGATGAAAATGTTCGGCTCGGACAACCACAGAGCCAGCGGCACGGTGCCAGGGAACTCCCGGTCCAGCAGACCGGCGTCATAGGCATTCCAGATCGCGTCATATCCGGTGCCACCCGGCTTCAGCACACCCGGCAGCTCGGAAATCATGGTGTTGGGGAACTGGGACGACGTATAGCCTTCCAGGCCCCACGTGATGTCGGCAACACCCTGAACGGCACGGACGTATTGCTCCAGCGGACCCTTGCCGAGCGCACCGCCCGGATAGACATCGATGGTCAGGCCACCATTGGTATCGGCTTCCACGCCGTTTTTCAGCGGCTCTACCGTCGATTTTGTCAGGGTATGCGCGGGCGGCACCCAGTGCCCAAGCTTAAGGGTTTCAGCCTTTGCCGGCACGGCCGCGGCCATCAATGCCACGCCACCGGCGGCTGCAGCGCACATCAGAATGCGGCGCAGGGATCGATTGAACATTTTGTAACCTCCCGTTACGTCAGACACAAGGCCACCCTATCCGCAGATGACCTGGATAAGGAAAGCTTACGCCAAAAACAGGCGCATGACGAATTCGTTTTAAGTGGAGATCATAATCTATAGCTATTATTCAGAGATCCAAGCCGGATCTCCTACGCGCTCAAACGCGACGACACCCACTTGAGGAGTCCTGCAAATATATCTCTTATATAATTGTTTTTATGTGTTTTTCTAAATTCCGAAACAAGGCGATCAATTCCGATCTCCGGAAGTCGGAAGAAAACCCACCAAAAGAAATAGCTTATTATGAAAGAAAGAAGGGTGCCGCAGATTTCTCTACAGCACCTGTTCTCATTTGACCGGGAGCCGGACCGAGGCCCGGCTCCCAAATGCGGGTAAGACTTACTTGCTGCCTTTGGTCCGCCAGCTGTCGGCGTAGTTCTCGCGCGCTTCGCTGGCATAAGGCGTCGGAGCGACACGCACGCGGATTTCCGCCTGCTTGTGCGGTTCCGTCGACGTCTTGCCGGTGGTTTCCGGCTCGCCCCAGATCATGGTCAGAACATCGCCTTCCTCAACGCTGGCATCGACGACACCGAGGGACAACAGGCAGCGCTCATTGAACGAGTAACCGTTGAACATGGACATACCGACCATCTTGTCGCCGTGCATGACCATGTCCGCGCTGGTGGACGCGTAGTTCGGCTGCGGGAAGTCGATCCACTTGTAGGGCGTCCCCTGCTCGAAGCTGGAGGCGATGACCTTTAGCACATCTTCCCGGTTCCATTCGAAGGTGACCTTCTTGCGGTTGGTCTGCTCCTTCATCTTGGTCAGGGCCGCCTTGCCGATGAAGTCGTCCTTCTTCCAGCCGATGTAGAAGTCATAACCAAGCTCGAACGGGTTGACGTAGTAGTCCTCGATGTTGTCGGACACGAAGGACCCGCCGATGGCGCCGGCTGCTTCGTAGGAATCCGCACCAAGCCACTGACGGTATTCGGCCAGCATGCCGTCGCCGGTGTAGATGCCCGGCAGCGGCGACGGAATCCAGCCGGATTCCAGGGTGTTGGTCGAATAAGCCCGGCTGCCGCAAAGCACCAGATTGACACCGGCATCGCGCGCCGCCTGAAGGATCGTCGCGTGGATATACGCCTTATCCTCATAGGGGCCCCAGATTTCCAGACCCGGTGCGCCGGACATGCCATGACGAAGGGCCTGAACCTTCTTGGAACCGACGTTGATCCAGTCGACGTGGAAGAACTTGATGTCCGGCACAGGACCGCCGTTCATCTTTTCGAAGATCTTCGGCGCGTCGGGACCCTGGATCTGATAGCGGTAATGGGTCCGCAGCACGCGTTCGCCGTCCGGACGGGAAGGCGAGCGGGGATCGTGCTTGATGCGGACATTCCACTTGCCGTAAGCGGCGCAGAACATCAGCCAGTTCGAGGTCGGCGCGCGGCCGACGAGAATGAACTTGTCTTCACGCTCGCGGAAAATGATGTGATCGCCGATCACGTGTCCGTTCGGGGTCACCGGCACGAAGTGCTTGGCGCGATTGAGGTTGAAGTTTCCGAACGCGTTGATGCCATGATAGGCGAGGAAAGCCTCGGCCTGAGGACCTTCGACAATCAGTTCATCCATGTGATGGGTCTGATCGAAAAGGACAGCCGACTCGCGCCAGGCCCGCTGCTCGTCACGCCAGTTGGTGAATTCGGGTGCCACGACCGGGTATACATACATCCCGATTTTCGAATTGCGCAGCAGGTTCACGGCACCGCCGCTTTGGGACAAAACGGCTTCCAAGCTGGATACAGACATTCTTCTTCCTCCCTGAGACAGAAACTAGATGTATACATTCCTTATCAAAATACGCGATAAATGCCAGAAAAATTTTCAGAATGTATGCTTTTCCGCTTCGAGTGGATTTCCAAAACCGATCTCAGCCTTCCCGAAAGGTCAGGTCTTGATAAGGGCCAGACTTGCCATCTGTTGAACCATTCCGGCCTTTTCCTTCATGACATATTCCAGGTCACGGCGGGCGGTGCGGGCGTGCTCGCGAGCCAGGGCCTCGGCCCGCGCCCCTTCCCGGTTCCTGATCGCCGAAATCATTTCACGGTGCTGGGCCTGGGCGAGTTCGAGCGAGCCCCGGCGGCTTTCCATCTGCATCTTGTCCGGCAGAAAGGCGGAGGGAGATGCGAAAGGCAGGCGAACAACCCGATCCAGTTCGCGCTGGATGAGCTTGCTGCCGGAGAGACCTGCGAGCGCTTCGTGAAATTCGGCGTTCAGCTTGGAATAACAGTCGAAATCGACATCGCCGTCAGCCTTGAAACAGCCATCGATCCCGTTGACGATCTCGGTGATCCGGGCCAGATCATCGGCCCCGACACCGCGCTCCGCGGCCAATCTTGCGACCGTGCCTTCAAGGACCCCGCGCAACTCGATGGCATCGATCACATCGTCCAGACCGAATTCCCGCACGACAAAGCCTGCGCTTTTCGCCCTCTCCAGAAGGCCTTCCTCCGCCAGCCTGGACATCGCTTCGCGGACCGGTGTCCGGGAAATATTCAGCATTTCGGCCAGGGGCACTTCGAACAATCGCTCCCCGCCCTTGAATTCCCCGCTCAGAATCCGTTGCCGAAGTTCCGTCAAGGCCCGGATTGTGTGGCTACTACCCCCTGTTTCCGCCATTCCCTACTGCCACTCCCTTTTTCCCATGCTGATGACAATTCGCGTCAAGTATACATAACATGCAGCGCTTGGGTGAGATTAGTCTCAATTTCCACGACCGGAGTTCGTTCGTTGAGGACTGAGGCCCGACACCGCCTCCCCTGATTTGAACGCAAACCGTCGTTTTGTTTGATAAATGTCACGGAGGGCTGGCATTAGGTCCCTTAAGTTGACCAAACAGCACTGGAGGTTTTCATGTCTGGACGCGGATTTGTTCTTGGGGCTGCTGCCGCTGCAGCCGGCCTGCTGCTCGTTCCGGGCGTTGCCGCCGCCGTGGCACGTGCCGGGCGGCCGGTCATGCGCGCAGCGATGAAGACCGGCGCCACCGCCTTCGACGAATTCCGCAAGGCCGGAGCAGAAGCCTACGAGCATTTCGAGGATATGGCGGCTGAAGTCCGTGCCGAGATGGGCGGAACGGACGAAGACACCGCTGCAGCGGAAGAGACCGTCCACTCGGCCGCCGATGCGGCGCCGGGGACGGAACGTGCCTGAGACGGCCTCCTCCCCCTTTCCCGTTTACATCGCCCACGCCACAGACGGACGGGCTCGGTTGCGCGCGGTCGGGAAACCCTCGGAAGACGCCTGGCATGCCGCGCTGGATGCCTTGGCCGTCGTGCCCGGCATTACCCGAACCCTCGCACGCCCCAATACGGGAAGCCTGATCATCGAGGCCGATCTGGCCGAAGAAGCTCTTCGCGCCCTTCTGGAGACCGCGGACTGCCTGAAACTCAAACAGAAACCGCCGGTCCCTCCCCTTGGCATGGCGTTGCAGCTCGGTGTCCTGCAGACCGACGAACAGGTCCGCAGACGCACCTTCGGACAACTCAACCTGCACACGGCTCTTGGCGCAATTCTTCTGGTTGCGGCGCTGGTCCAGTTAGGGCGCGGGCGCGTTTTCGGACCGACCGCAACGCTTCTGGTCAATGCGCTGGCGCTTCTGGAGACCGGGTCCAGGCCACGCTAGGCTAAAGTGCCACCGGCTTGTCCCAGGGAAGGCCCATGTCGCCCCTGCCGAAATGGCCATAACGGGAAAGCGCCCGATAGAACCCGTCTCCGGAAGACAACGGCAGGGTCCACAGCCCCAGTTGCTCGACGATTGCCCCGACCCGAAAATCACATTTCTCGGCAAGCAGCGCCGAAATTTCCGGTTCCGATTTTACCGCGGTATCGAAACAGTCGATCTCGATGCTGGCCGGTCCCCGTTCCCCTGGAACGTAGGAAAGCTGCACCTCGCATTCACGGGCAAGACCAGCGGCGACGACACTGACGGCCGCCTGACGGGCGGCATAGGCGGCGATCCGGTCGATGCGTGACGGATCCTTGCCGCTCAAGGCCGATCCGCTCTGGCGGGCGTAGCCGCCGTAAAAATCACTGGCCGTCTTGCGCCCTGTCAGCCCCGCATGGGCTTTCGGACCACCCGCGCCTGCCACCTGATGAACCGAAAAGCGCATGTCCTTTGCCGGTTCCAGATCTCTTGCGGCCATGACCGGGTCGACAAGTCCAGCGCGGAGCTTCGCCGCCAGTTCGCCTTCGCCCGCGGCCTCCTCATTGCTTGTGAAAATGCCAAGCGCGATGCCGGTGATATCCATTGGTTTCCGGTTCGCGAACCGCACCGCGACCTGTGCCTGGGCGTCGGGCGCCAACCAAAAGGAGAAGCCGGCCTTTGCTGTCCGTTCCAGCTCCAGACAAATGTCTCGGGCACAGATGACCGGCAACGGCATACGCTCCGGTGTCTGGTCGCAGGCAAAACCGAAGGCCGTCGTCATCCGGGTGGCGACAGCATCCGCAGCCTCAATCGGGCCTACCAGTTCCGGCGTTTCAACCAGATCCAGAATCACCGTCGTCGGTGCTTCTCCCTCCGGCTGGGCATACCCTTCTTCCGCCAGGACCCGCCGTGCGACATTTGCCGGATCGAAGGTCAACGGCGCCCCGTGGCGCACGGACAGAAACACCACGCCGCTCGCAAGCGCGCATTCTGCGACGCACCCGACGGCAGGGCTGCTTGTCAGACAGGCATCGACAATCGCATCGCTGATCTGGTCTGACAGCTTGTCCGGATGGGCGGCGGTGACCGCCTCCGACATCAAAACGAAATCACGCATTTGGCGGGTCCTCCGGATCCAGATGCAATTGAATGCTGCGACGCGCGAGCACGGTTGCCAGTGGAATGGCCGCAGCCCCGAGCGAGAAGGCCATGTCCGACGCCCGCAGGGGCGCAATGCCGAGCAGACGACGCAGGAAGGGTACGAAGAAGGGTAAGACACCCAGCGCCGAGGATCCAAGCAGCGCCAGGTCCAGCGTCCGGTTCTCCAGCATTTTTTCGGGATGCAGCTTCTTCGGATCGGTCCGTTGGCAGACGAGTGTATAAAGCAGTTGCGCCTGGGACAGGGTCAGGAAGGTCATACCACGGGTTTCCGGGCCCGGACCGTAGCGGGTCAATCCGACCAGATGGGACAGGAGGGCGGAAACCGCGATAACCCCACTGTCCTGCGCCATGCGGGCGAAATCGCGTTCCGGCACGATATGCTCGTTCGCGCCTCGCGGCGGCCGGTCCATCACGTCCGGATCCGGATCGGCGAGAGCGAGGCCGAGACCGGGAAACACGTCTGTGACCAGATTGATCCACAAGAGCTCCATCGGGGTTTCCAGTTCTCCGGGCCCATGCAGGGCCTCCAGGATCGAAACCGCGATTTCCGACATGTTGGTGGTTACCAGATATTCCAGGGAGCGGCGGATGTTCCGATAAATGGCCCTGCCTTGCGCGATCGCCTCGACAAGGGTTTCCAGATTGTCGTCGCGAATGACGACATTGGCGACATCCCGGGCGAGCTCGGTCCCGCTCTCGCCCATGGCGATGCCGATATTCGCCGCCGCCAGCGCAGGGGCGTCATTCACCCCGTCTCCGGTCATGGCCACGACCCGGCCGCTCGCCTGAAGCGCCTTGACGATGGCGAGTTTCTGATGACTGGCAACGCGGGCAAACACATGCGTGTCCTGGGCAAGGCCTGCCAGCAGTTCCGGCGACAGATCGGCAATCGACGTCGAATCGATCACCCGAAGCGCGCCGCCGCCGGTCAATTCGACCTCATTCGCCACTGCCGCGGCCGTTGCGGCCTGATCGCCGGTGATCAGCACAGGCCGGATTCCCGCGCGACGGATTTTCCGGATCAGTGCCTTCGCCCCTGGCCGCACAGGATCGACCATGGCCAGCATGCCGACGAACTCCAAACCTTGCGGGTCCGCATCCGGACTATCGGTATATCCCCGCGCGAAGGCGAGAACGCGGGCCGGACGGGCGGCGAGGCGTTCGTTGAGTTCGATGATCCGCTTTTTGTCCGAGGCCTCCAGCGGCACCGAGCCTTCGTCCGTCACAAGCCGGTTGCACCGATTCAGGACCTCCTCAGGGGATCCTTTCAAGGTCAGAAACAGACGGTCATCGCTCGCGTCCTCATGAAGCGTCGCCATCCAGGGCCGGCCGGGCTTGCGTTCGATCGTCGCTTTTCTCGGATAGTGCTGCCGCAATTGGCAGGCGTCGAGACCTTGCGAAAGCGCAAAGCCCAGAATGGCATGTTCCGTCTGGGACGAGCCGTTCGCAGCCCCGTCCTCGACCGAAGCGTCGTTGTTGAGCACAGCCAGCGCAGCGAGCGCGCCAAGTTCCGCTTTACGGTCGAGAGGCACTTCCTCGCGTCCAGCAACCGCGGTTACCACTTCCATCCGGTTCTGGGTGAGCGTACCGGTCTTGTCGAGGCACAGCACCTGCAGGGCGCCCATGCTTTCCACCGCGCTCAACTGGCGGATCAGGATTCCCCTGCGCTGCATCCGGCCCAGGCCCAGGGACAGGGTCGTCGTTGCCACCATGGGCAGGCCTTCGGGAACGGCGGCGACCGCGAGCGCCAGCGCATCCTTCAGGATCATCGACGCGGAGTAGCCGCGCAGGATCCCGACGCCCGCAAAGACGCCGCAGGCGGCGAGGCTGGCGATCGCGAGCTTGCTGCCGAGCCGGTCGAGTTCGGCTTCCACCGGCGCCTGGGGTCGGGTCGCTGTGGACGACAGGCGCTGCAGGCGTGCCGCTTCCGTGTCACCGGCGGTCGCAACCACGACCGCCCTCCCCCGGCCTTCGGCCACAATGGTTCCGGCATAGAGCATCGTCGACCGGTCGCCGATCGGCGTATCGCGCACAAGCCGGTCCATGTC contains these protein-coding regions:
- a CDS encoding methionine adenosyltransferase domain-containing protein — translated: MRDFVLMSEAVTAAHPDKLSDQISDAIVDACLTSSPAVGCVAECALASGVVFLSVRHGAPLTFDPANVARRVLAEEGYAQPEGEAPTTVILDLVETPELVGPIEAADAVATRMTTAFGFACDQTPERMPLPVICARDICLELERTAKAGFSFWLAPDAQAQVAVRFANRKPMDITGIALGIFTSNEEAAGEGELAAKLRAGLVDPVMAARDLEPAKDMRFSVHQVAGAGGPKAHAGLTGRKTASDFYGGYARQSGSALSGKDPSRIDRIAAYAARQAAVSVVAAGLARECEVQLSYVPGERGPASIEIDCFDTAVKSEPEISALLAEKCDFRVGAIVEQLGLWTLPLSSGDGFYRALSRYGHFGRGDMGLPWDKPVAL
- a CDS encoding HAD-IC family P-type ATPase, which translates into the protein MTPDTMMPEIVHSAVPGRLRLKVPRIQNRPERAKNLVTHVLSLAGIRSANARSTTGSLIVTYDQKIAADEIRKQISDLLNLVDKPAPNTAASSPRERRTGRNGREKLVRTPQRQATEWHCRTAGEVIGTLGTDENAGLDSSEAADRLKRFGPNVLPHEAGPSNLALFAKQFEGLPVMMLVGSAAVSFATGGVADAVATLSVVALNGVLGYVTEGQAERRIHALTGQSDHPVRVLRNGAVLNLPSNRLVSGDVVLVSAGSLVPADARLLSVDGLMVDESALTGESMPVAKSDMDRLVRDTPIGDRSTMLYAGTIVAEGRGRAVVVATAGDTEAARLQRLSSTATRPQAPVEAELDRLGSKLAIASLAACGVFAGVGILRGYSASMILKDALALAVAAVPEGLPMVATTTLSLGLGRMQRRGILIRQLSAVESMGALQVLCLDKTGTLTQNRMEVVTAVAGREEVPLDRKAELGALAALAVLNNDASVEDGAANGSSQTEHAILGFALSQGLDACQLRQHYPRKATIERKPGRPWMATLHEDASDDRLFLTLKGSPEEVLNRCNRLVTDEGSVPLEASDKKRIIELNERLAARPARVLAFARGYTDSPDADPQGLEFVGMLAMVDPVRPGAKALIRKIRRAGIRPVLITGDQAATAAAVANEVELTGGGALRVIDSTSIADLSPELLAGLAQDTHVFARVASHQKLAIVKALQASGRVVAMTGDGVNDAPALAAANIGIAMGESGTELARDVANVVIRDDNLETLVEAIAQGRAIYRNIRRSLEYLVTTNMSEIAVSILEALHGPGELETPMELLWINLVTDVFPGLGLALADPDPDVMDRPPRGANEHIVPERDFARMAQDSGVIAVSALLSHLVGLTRYGPGPETRGMTFLTLSQAQLLYTLVCQRTDPKKLHPEKMLENRTLDLALLGSSALGVLPFFVPFLRRLLGIAPLRASDMAFSLGAAAIPLATVLARRSIQLHLDPEDPPNA